A region of the Bdellovibrionota bacterium genome:
GAAGGTTGTACGCCGTCGGCAATCAGGAACGTCATCGCCCTTACGTGGTCGGCGATCACGCGCAATGAAATTTTTTCCTCTTCCGCCGCCTTTTTATACTCTTTCCCGGAAATCTTTTTGGAAGCCCCAAAGATCGGAGAAAAAAGATCGGTGTCGTAATTGCTCGTCACGCCCTGCACGATCGCCGTGATCCGTTCGAGCCCCATTCCGGTGTCGATCGAAGGTTTCGGGAGTTTTGCCCGCGTTCCATCCGGCCGCTGGTTGAACTCCATGAAGACCAGGTTCCAAAACTCGATATATCGGTCGCAATCGCAGCCGACGTCACAGGTCGGTTTTCCGCATCCCACCCCGGCTCCTTGGTCGAAAAATATTTCCGAACAGGGGCCGCACGGGCCGCTTTCCCCCATCGCCCAAAAATTGTCCTTCGCGCCGAAGCGGTAAATCCGTTTCTCCGCGATTCCGATGTCGTTTTTCCAGATCCCGAACGCGGCATCGTCCTCGGTGAACACCGAGACGTAGAGCCTGTCTTTCGGCACCTTCAGCTCTTCCGTGCAAAATGTCCACGCGAACCGGACGGCCTCCTTTTTGAAATAGTCGCCGAACGAAAAGTTCCCCAGCATCTCGAAAAACGTGTGGTGCCTCGCGGTTCTTCCCACGTTTTCGAGGTCGTTGTGTTTGCCGCCCGCGCGCACGCACTTTTGCGATGACGCCGCTCGCTTGTAGTCCCGCTTTTCTTCTCCGATAAAAACGCCTTTGAACTGATTCATTCCCGCATTGGTAAAAAGAAGCGTCGGGTCCAACCGCGGCACCAGGGACGAACTCGGCACCACCCGGTGCCCGTTCTTTTCAAAGAATTTAAGAAATCGGTTCCGTATCTCCGCCGACGACAGTTTTTTCATACATTTAATCGCCGCTCGAATTGCTCGCGGATGGAATCATTCATCTTTTCTTTTTGAGTTCGATGAGGACAAGCCTTGCGATCGATTTCAGCGTTTCGAATACGCCGGTTCCCGACGTAGCCACCGCTTCAAAATCGGGGATGCCGTTCGCGTTCAAAGCGCCCCGCAACTCTTCCATCGACGATACGTTCGGAAGATCCCGTTTGTTGTACTGAACCACGTATGGGATCTGGCTTAAGTCGTATCCCTGTTCCTGTAAGTTCACTTTAAGGTTTTCAAACGACTCGATGTTGGCGTCGATGCGCTCGACCTGAGAATCGGCCACGAAAACCACGCCGTCCACGCCCTTCAAAATCAACTTTCGGCTGGCGTCATAAAAGACTTGGCCGGGCACCGTATAGAGATGAAAGCGCGTTTTAAATCCCCGGATTTCCCCCAGAGAGAGAGGAAGAAAATCGAAAAACAGCGTCCGCTCGGTCTCGGTGGCGAGCGAGATCATTTTCCCTTTCGCCTC
Encoded here:
- a CDS encoding ADP-ribosylation factor-like protein, with the translated sequence MSFINYSSREINCKIVYYGPGLCGKTTNLQFIYKKTSPEAKGKMISLATETERTLFFDFLPLSLGEIRGFKTRFHLYTVPGQVFYDASRKLILKGVDGVVFVADSQVERIDANIESFENLKVNLQEQGYDLSQIPYVVQYNKRDLPNVSSMEELRGALNANGIPDFEAVATSGTGVFETLKSIARLVLIELKKKR